In Methanothermococcus thermolithotrophicus DSM 2095, one DNA window encodes the following:
- a CDS encoding 7-cyano-7-deazaguanine synthase encodes MDPRIKEVRLNASMKALDSIYKKDLIPDQVYENLKKLLDLRKPLAFESGRFKENGLDELLNFLSNTDVENDKPKAIVAFSGGVDSTASATISKKIFDVTGVTAFSDYIMVEENKKRVKNTADALKIKHEFVEIDLSEIFEDVIAGKYHPCGRCHSAVERSILEYAANNDIKYIIYGDMLSVGYLSIVAEENGIIRINMPSFLVLTKNESRELLRKSGIEIKQSYGCKLLKKSHNHKQMRKFTIQRILREVRAQVIDKDEGLRNILEVLNL; translated from the coding sequence ATGGACCCGAGAATTAAAGAGGTTAGACTAAACGCTTCTATGAAGGCCCTTGATTCAATTTACAAAAAGGATTTAATCCCAGATCAAGTCTATGAAAATTTAAAAAAACTATTAGACTTACGGAAGCCTTTGGCTTTCGAATCCGGCCGGTTTAAAGAAAACGGTTTAGATGAGCTCTTAAACTTCTTAAGTAATACCGATGTTGAAAATGATAAACCGAAAGCTATCGTGGCTTTCAGTGGTGGTGTAGATAGTACCGCATCTGCAACAATTTCTAAAAAGATTTTTGATGTAACTGGAGTTACTGCCTTCTCAGACTATATTATGGTGGAGGAAAACAAAAAAAGGGTAAAAAATACTGCAGATGCTTTAAAAATAAAGCATGAATTTGTGGAGATAGACTTAAGTGAGATTTTTGAAGACGTTATAGCTGGAAAGTATCACCCATGTGGAAGATGCCACAGTGCAGTAGAACGATCAATTTTAGAGTATGCGGCGAATAACGATATTAAGTACATAATATACGGCGACATGCTCTCTGTCGGATACTTATCAATAGTTGCTGAGGAAAACGGCATAATAAGAATCAATATGCCTTCATTTTTAGTTTTAACAAAAAACGAAAGTAGGGAACTTTTAAGAAAAAGTGGAATTGAAATAAAACAATCCTATGGATGTAAATTACTTAAAAAATCACACAATCACAAACAGATGAGAAAATTTACAATCCAGAGAATCTTAAGGGAAGTCCGAGCTCAGGTTATTGATAAAGATGAAGGTTTGAGGAATATTTTAGAAGTGCTGAATTTATAA